The genomic segment GCACCACTATACCTATAAAGCCGAGCACTATGCTCGGAATTGCCGCCAACAGTTCTATTCCGGTCTTGAGAATATCCCTCAAAAAAACCGGCGCCACCTCTGAAATGTATATGGCGGCGGCAAGCCCCAGCGGTACAGCTATAAGAATGGCCCCAAAGGTGACAAAAATGGAGCCCATTATCAGAGGAAGAAGGCCGAATTGAGGGGGCTCCGATATAGGGTACCAGTTGGTACCTGTTATGGTGCCCAAAAGATCGCTTCCGACAAAAAAGTTATAACTCTCTTTGAACAGAAATACAAAGATCAGCCCCACCATTATTATGGTGGCGGCTCCCGATAAGAGGATGGCCCCTTCTATGAGCCTTTCCAGAAGATTCTTTGTCATCTTCCCTTCACCTTTAAAGGCACAAAGCCCATGTCCTTAACTATTGCCTGCCCTTGCTTTGTAAAAACATAATCTATGAAACCTTTTATCACCCCTGCAGGGGCTCTGTTCGTATAAAAAAAGAGCGGCCTGGCTATCGGGTATTGTCCGTTGGCGCAGGTGATCTCGTCAGGGAAAACATAGGAGGCACCCTCTTTTTTGGCAACAGAAAGGACCTTGGTCCTGTCGGTTATATAGCCCAGGCCTATATAGCCGACAGCTTCCGGGTTTGAAGCCACTTCTTCAACTATCGCCTGGGTCGAAGGCAGCATAAGCACTTCCCTGGCAAACTCATTGGGGTTCTTCTTGCTGCCCAGCTTTACTATCTCTTCAAGAAAAAAGACATGCGTCCCGGAGTTCCTGTCCCTGGAAAGCGCAACGATCTCCTTATCAGGCCCCCCGAGTTCTTTCCAGTTAGTGGTCTTTCCGTTAAAGACATCCGAGAGCTGTTTTACTGTCAGTTTGCTTATCGGGTTCTTATGGGAAGTCACCACCGCTACTCCGTCGCTTCCCACCTGGATCTCGTTGGGAAATACTCCGGCCTTGACCGCAAGTTCTATCTCATGTTTGGTCATGTCCCTGGAAGAAAGGGCGATATCGGCATTGTTGTTTATCAGCGCGGCTATCCCAACACCCGAGCCGCCTCCGGTGACCGCAATAGGGATCTGCTTGCCTTGCATATAGTCTTCGGCAAGCGCCTGCGCAAGGTTGACCATAGTATCGGAACCTTTGATCTGGACTATCTTATTGCGCGCGCAGGAAGAAAAGATGAGACAGGCAAACACAAAAAAAAAGAGGAACAGGGGAACTTTCGGGAAAGATTGTTTGAATGCTTTCATTTGACGACCAAGGATATTATAACACCAAAATTTGGTAAAATATGGGTAATGAAAAGAATTCTAAACGGCTTTATAGCGGTCCTCCTTATCGGTTTGTGCGCCCCTGCCATGGCAGCAGAATACGACGGCTTGTGGTTCATGGGCTTTAACCTCAACAAAGATGTTTTTGGAAATGATACGGGAAAACTGGTGCGGCAGGCCGTAAATTATGCCGTTGACAGAAATTACATCTCTTCGCAGATCATCGGAGACGGCAACACTCCTACCACCGTGCTGCCTCCCGGTATGGATGGACAGGACGGCTCAATAAAAGGCTATATCTATGACCGTACAAAGGCAAAAGCGCTAATGAAAAAGGCCGGTTATTCAATGAAAGATAAAAGGCTTAAAGGTCTCGTCCTTCTTCATACGGACGGGGACAAGACAGTAAAGATCGCCGAAGCGATAAAGGGCTACCTTTCCTCTATCGGCATCGGCATAAAACTCAAGCAGATGGACTACGAGGACCAGCAGGCCTGGGACAGAGCCCTTTCTTCAGGAAAACACCATCTGTTCCTTATGGGCTACAAGGCCCCTGACGAATTTGACGGACCACAAAAGGGTTTTCGCAGCGCCTCAGGGTTCCTGAATGACCTTTTTCATTCAAAGGGGAGCGCAAATTTTTTCTTTTTGAGGGATGAGGGGCTTGACAGCCTCATAGACGGGGACAGGCCAAAAGAAGCCTCGCTGAGGTTGCAGGAAGACCCTGCAACTGTTAATCTTTTCTATATAACGGTATTATGAAAAACCATCTGGTCCCAAGCAGCTATGTTAACAGCGTCTATGATATAGACCTGGATTCTTTAAAAAGTAAGGGCATCTGTGTTCTTCTCATAGACCTCGACGATACGCTTTTGCCAAGGAGCGAATCCAGGATACCCCTTAAGACATACAGCTGGATAGAAAAGGCAAAGGAGCTTGGATTTGAAGCATATCTTGCTTCTAACGGCACCAGGGTGGAGCGGCTCAACAAGATAGCGTCCGACCTGGGTATCGAGGGCCTGGCACTTGCCTTTAAGCCTTTCCCGTTCGCCTTTAAAAAACTGCTGTCAAAAGCGGGAGTTACCGCATCCAAAGCGGCCGTTATAGGCGACCAGTTGATGACGGATATCCTTGGAGGGAACCTTTTCGGAGCCTACACCATCCTGGTAAATCCGCTGTCGCCGGAGAGATCGCTGGTCAGGATCCCCTACAGGCTGTTCGAAAGTTTTGTGGCTGGGGTGTTAAAGATCAAGGTCGAGAACTAACTTATTGCCTTAAGCGCTTTCTTGATCGCTTCCTCTATCGAGGGTTTCTGAGAAAAATCTATACCGCAGCTCATTGCCGCTGTCCTGGCCTCTTTTGCTCCGTAGCCCAGAGCCATCAGGGCCGAAACAATGTCTTTTAAGAGCGGTTCTTCTGTCGATATCGAAAGCGGGGTCTGCCCGGATTCGGATTTATAGGCTTTTGCCAGTTTTTCCTTCAGTTCCACTATCAGTCTTTCAGCGGTCTTTTTACCGACCCCGCTCGCAGAGCTCAAAAGCGCCACATCCCCTTTTGTGATAGAAGCTATCAGCAGCCTAGTTTCAAAAGAGGAAAGCAGGCTCATTGCGGCTTTGGGACCGATCCCCGAAACCGAAATAAGATGCTTGAAGAGACTTTTTGTTTCTTTGTCCGGAAATCCGAACAAAGCGACAGCATCCTCTCTAACCGCAAAAAAAGTATCTATCCTGATCTTTTCTCCTTTTTTGGGCAGCGAGGCAGCCATCGATAGAGGGATCATAATATCGTATCCGACCCCGTTAACGTCCACCGTGATCAGGTTGTTTTCCGAGGCTTCAAGCGTTCCGCAAATATGGCTCAGCATGACAGGGCTCTCAGTTTCCTGGAATTCACATGGCAGATCGCTATAGCCAGAGCATCCGCCGCATCATCGGGCTTTGGAGTTTCCTTGCATTTAAGCAGCATTTTCACCATGTACTGGATCTGTTTCTTATCGGCTTTGCCGTATCCGGTCAATGCCTGCTTTACCTGAAGCGGGGTGTATTCGGCAACAGAAACCCCCTGTTTTGCCGCCGTCAGCAGTATCACGCCTCGCGCCTCCCCCACTTTTATCGCCGTCTTTGCATTGGAGGTAAAAAACAGCTGTTCAACCGCCACGCTGTCCGGAGAAAACCTTGCTATCAGGTCGGAAAGTTGATCCGAGATCTCTGCCAGGCGTTCGTCCTGTCGTTTTTTTGAAGAGGTCCTGATGGCTCCGTACTCCAGCACTTCTATCCTGTTCTTTTCTTCTTTGATAAAGCCGTAGCCGGTGGTGGCGGTCCCGGGGTCAATTCCCATTACGATCATGGAAGGATTATAACATTTGAGAAGAAATCTTCCAATAGAAAGGAGCTTAGAATGGGACTGCACCTGTTATTCTGATCGCTGCTTATCGTTATCACTAATCTATCACCAATTTTATCTATCCCTAATAACCCGAATGGAAGTATCTCTAATCGCTCTAATGAACCCTAATGACGCGAATCCGGATAAGCGTTATTTGAGTTCATTAGGGTTATTAGAGGTTTGTCTCATTGGAGTTATTAGTGATAAACCAATTAGCGAGAGATTCGCGACACTTAGAAAGCAGAATTCTTATTCAAAACAAAACTCTAATTACCGCACTACTATTTACTGAGGATGATACTAATCGGCTCTTCTGTAATTTGAGAGCCTTACCTTTTCTCTTGCTCCTATCGGGAGCGTTCCGTACATTTTTTGCATCATATCGGACCTGCTTTTTTCCTGCCTGTGGGTGCAGCCGTCATAGTACTGGCACGGGGTCCCGACCTCTGTTATCTCTTTACATCTAGGACATTTTATCTGACCGTCTTTAAGCAGCAGTTTGTTGCAGGACGAGCACCTGATCTCTTTTTTGGACATTTTTGCCTCCGAACAAGTTTTTTTCAACACAACAAGACGCTTACATTAGTATATCGAGAGGAATTGCGAAGGATTTCAGCCTATTCTAAACTCGCACAGAAAAATCAAAAAACAAATGTTCTCTGTCTCAAATCCATAAACGGACCGCATTGTCATCACCTGTTATTGCGATCCGGCAGTTATCAGGTAAAAGGGCTACGGTTTTAATATCTCGGCTATACGAAAACCAAAATTAAGGTCTTGCCGGGCGTAGCTCTCCCTTCCTCTGTAGAAAGCAAGAAGATGATCCGGGTATTCAATAACTCTAAAAGAAGCACCTCGCACAACTCTGCAATCATTATTATTCGGATCCGGCCTGGAATTAATAGGATCTATCAGATCCCTGGGATCATAACTGCCATACCAGTCTTTACACCATTCCGTTATATTGCTGGCCATATCAAATACACCTGAAGGAGTCGCGCCTAAAGGTAAGAAATCAACAGGCAGTGTCTCTCCATTTCTCGTGTTCACACGCCCTTCATACGGCTCATCTCCCCAAGGATACCTTCTCCCCTCATTTCCCCTTGCCGCATATTCCCATTGAGCCTCGGTCGGAAGACTGAATTTTCTAAGCCCCTCGCCTCCTATTCTCGGCATCTCTAGCCCGCTTAGAAAATCACAATACCTTTCCGCATCATACCAGCTGATGCCTCCGACCGGATGCATTGCATATTCCGGATCAGCCACAATATTGGGTATGCTAAATCCCATCAAATGAAGATAACCAAGATATTCACCGTTTGTAACAGGATATTTTCCTATCGCGAATTCGCTTAATTTTACCTGCCTTATCGGTCTGGTGTCCGAAAAATAATCACTTCCCATTGGGAAAGACCCGCTTGTAAAGTTTATCATTTCAGGGATCCTCAGTTTTATCTCCCCGAATACCGGCCGGAACAATACATGTCTAGCTCCCATTCCAGTGATTCTCATCCCGTTTATTACCAAAGCCATATATTCCTCCTTTACTCGAGCAGAGTTTTCTGCCTTGAGCCCTTATGGCAAACCCTCATCTGTACACTATTATCGTATTACCATGCCGGATATTTCATATAATTCCAGGATAATAGAATGGCAGTTTATTGACAGCATTATTGAAAAGACGGCAGAAGAACCAATACATTATAAATGAGGCGTTCAGCAGTTTAGTCGGAATCAGCGCAAATTATTCCGTCTTCCACCATTCGTCGCTTATTTCGTCCGCGGGGCCTTCGTCAAAGGCTTCGGGAGGAAAAAGCTCTTCCGGCATTACCCCGAGCCCTACCATCGTGTCTGCAACATAACGGAAAGGAGGGCCGGCATGCTTTTTTGTGTCGGGCACTATCTTCATGACCCTTGTTTCGCCGTGAAGCTCATAAAGGGTCAAAGACTCTCTGACCTTTTTCACCTTCAGGTAATCAAAAGAGTTAACATTGATATAGACCCTGCCGTTCAAAAAAAGCGTCGGGTCTTCTTTGTTCACCGAGACCCGCATTATAAAGCCCTTGCCTTTTTTAAGGACCCTTTCTTTTTCGGTCTCAAAATAGATCACATATCCAAGGTCCCAAAGCAGGTTCATCATGTCCCGCTTGTTATAAACTATCCCCTCGTTGACAATGAACTGGAGGTCTTTTTTGCTCTTATCGTTCTGCGCCATTATTGCCCCTCCTTTTACAGCTCTGTCCGCTTACGAGTTATTATACAACCTGAAGACCGGTTTGCAATATCGCTTTTGCGTTTTTTTTCACCCGGATCCTTCAAGTTTTAATTCCCTGATCTTAACTCCCGTATCCGAATGCCTCATAAGCACTTCTCCCACCAGGACCGCGCAGGCCCCTGCCTTTTTTACGCGCCTGACATCATCGGCAGACTTAATGCCGCTTTCCGAAACAAGGACCGTTTTTCTGCCTGCCGGGATCCTTGCGGCAAGGCGCTCTGTGGTTGCGAGGTCCACCTTAAAGGTCTTAAGATCGCGGTTGTTTATTCCGATGATCCTGGCCGGGGTCTTTAGCGCTCTTTCCATCTCCTCTTCGCTGTGGACCTCCAGCAGCACCCGCATTCCCAGGTTCCTGATTATCTTTATGAACTCCGCAAGTTTTTCGTCATCAAGGACAGCTGCAATAAGCAGGATGGCATCTGCCCCGTTCATCCTGGACTCATATATCTGGTCCTCGTCAATTATGAAATCTTTGCGCAGGACAGGTAGCCTGACTGCTTTTGACACTTTCTTAAGATCGTCTATGCCGCCTTCAAAATACTTTCCATCGGTAAGCACAGACACCGCGTTTGCTTCCGCTTTCTCGTACTTTTTGGCGGTCTTTACGGGGTCAAAGTCCTGACTGATCACCCCAGCGGTGGGAGAAGCCTTTTTAACTTCGGCTATCAGGGCAACGGGCTTTGAGACAGCGGCAAAAAAATCCCTCGGCGGCGGACTTTTCTTAACAAGCTTCTTAAGGTCCAGCCCCCGCATCTTTATCTTGAGCGCCGTTACCTCCTGCCTTTTGTCAAAGATAATATCGTCCAGTATCATGAGTAATTAAAATATACCTCAGTTGATGAGGCCTTACAAGGCGGGTATAATCAGAGTTGCGGGATCAAAAATGAATTACCACACCCCTGTTCTGCTTAAAGAATCTGCCGACCTGTTAGTAAGCGGCAAAGAAGGCTTTTATGTGGATGCCACGGCGGGAGGCGGCGGACACAGCGTTGAGATACTTAAAAGGATCGTTCCGTCCGGAAAGCTTGTGGCCTTTGACCGCGACGAAGAATCCCATGAGCAGCTGGCAATAAAACTGCGGCAGGAGGGTCTTGAAGATTATTGTATATCCGTACATGACAATTTTTCTTCGCTAAAAGAACATTTGGCCCTAATGAACATTAAAAAGATCTCGGGGATCCTTTTTGATCTCGGCGTTTCTTCTAGACAGATAGACGAACCCTTTAGGGGGTTCAGTTATATGAAGGACGGTCCGCTTGATATGAGAATGGACCAAAGATCTGCCGTGACCGCCGAACAGGTCCTTAACTCGGCTTCCGGAAAGGACCTGGAAGCCATTTTGAGGAACTATGGCGAAGAAAGGATGGCAAAAAGGATCATTAACAGCATTGTTTCTTCAAGGCCGCTTTCTTCAACCTCCGAGCTCTGCGGCGCCGTAAGGCGCGCTGTGCCAAAGCCCATGTCAATGGCGGCCTGTGTCAGGGTCTTTCAGGCCCTGCGCATACATGTTAATAAAGAACTGGAAAGTCTTGAAACAGCTCTTGCTGACGCTGTGAAGCTGCTTGAAAAGGGCTCAAGGATAGTTGTAATATCTTACCACAGCCTTGAGGACCGCATAGTCAAGCAGTTCTTCAGAACTCAGTCGCTGGACTGCATTTGCGATAACAGGGCGCCAAAGTGCACCTGCAGCCATAAAAAGGCCCTTAAGATACTGACAAAAAAGCCCGTGTGCGCTTCGCGTCGGGAGGTCTTAGAAAATCCCCGGGCAAGGAGCGCTAAACTGCGCGCAGCGGAAAGGATGTAAAAATGAGAGCCAAAGCGCTCATCTTTCTCTTTGTCTTTATCTCGATGACCATGATCCACTTGTGGCTGAACTCCTATATTATTTCTGCGGGCTACAGAAGCAATGAACTTGCAAAGGAACTGAACGAGATCAGGGGAAAGAACCGGCAGCGGATGGCAGAGATCGCTTCCGCCTCCCACCTTGGCAAGATCGAGGCCAAGGCACGTTCACAGCTTAATATGGTATATCCGGAAAAGGTCAATTTTATCGTCATAACCGGGGAAGCCCAGCATAAGTAGCTTATCTTTCGTCGCTTAACCTAAAGCCGAACAGCTGAGTATTTTTGCTGTCAGGATTAATGATGAGTCCGTAGTCAAATATCAGATAAGGAAAAGTGGCGGTAGCCCCGGCAGTAAAGCGGTCCTTTGTCCACCCCCCCCTCAGCACAAGGCCGTTGGTGATCTTAGATTCAACTCCGTAATGCATAAAAGTGGTGGCCCCGTTGGGCGATTTGAGGTCCCTGAACTCGCCTTCCGCCACTATCTTGGCATTCTTCATGGTCTCCGGACTCAGGCAAAGACCCAGCCTTACAGAGGTTGAAACCGGAACATTGTTCTTGACAAGGTCCTGTAAAAGGATACCGGCGGTAAGCTCACTGGAAAGGCCCGCTTTTAGTCCCGCGTCCGCCGTCCAGCCCCTTTGTGAAGAAGAAGCAAGATCATAGGCAACATTCTTTTGAGTTATACCCCAGCTGATGCCGTTGTCGCCCATCGTGCCGAAGGAGATCGCGGTGACACCGCTTTTCTGCCCGGCCTTGTCCTCTTTTCTCCAATAGGCAAACCCGACCTGTTTTGTGGCAAAAGAATATGAATCGTTAATGTTGTTCTGGTCCGTATTGACATCCATGTAGTTCTTGATGAACTGCGTGGCAGCTGTGGACAGGCCCGCCGGATTATAATAGACTGCATCGCTGTCGTCCGCCACCGAAACAAAAGCCCCTCCCATGCCCAAAGCGCGTACGCCTATGCCGTCCTTAAGAACGGAATCAAGAAAAGGATCTGCATGTGAAGCAGAGGCCAAAACCCAAAATCCTAAGCACAAAACACTAAATAAACCTAAAATCCTAAGCACAAAACTTTCTCTTGTGGTTTTAAATTTTGAATTTTGGATTTGTTTAGGATTTAGAATTTTGGATTTAGGGTTTCTGGCTTTTGTCATTTCGATCATATAATTGTATACTAATAACATGGATTCGGCAATCAACAAGGTCAAGGTCCGCTTTGCTCCCTCCCCCACCGGCTATCTGCACATGGGAGGGGCCAGGACCTCTCTATACAACTGGCTGTTCGCCAGGAAAAACAGGGGCGTTTTTCTTCTTCGGATCGAGGACACTGATAACGCCCGCTCTACAAAGGAGGCTGTGCAGGCCATCCTTGACGGCCTCTCCTGGCTCGGCATGGACTGGGACGAGGGCCCCTTTTATCAGACACAAAGGCTTGACCTGTACGGGGACTTTGCGGGCAAACTGCTTGAAAGCGGCAGGGCATACAAATGCTTCTGCACAAGCGAGGAACTTGCCGCCCAGCGCAAAGAAGCCGAGTCAAAAAAAGAAGCGCCCATGTACAACGGCCGCTGCAGGGGCCTTAACAGGGAACAGATCTCGGCGCTGGAGGCAGAGGGCAAAAAATGCGTTCTGCGCTTTAAGACCCCCAAAAGCGGGACCACTGTGGTAAGCGACATGATCAGGGGCGATGTAAAGTTCGAGAACCTGCTCCTGGATGATTTTGTCATCGTAAAGTCCGACGGCTTCCCGACCTATAATTTTGCCGCGGTGGTAGATGACCATCTTATGGACATCAGCCATGTGATAAGGGGGGACGACCATCTTTCAAACACTCCAAGACAGGTCCTTATGTACGAAGCCTTTGGTTTTTCGCTGCCAAAATTCGCCCACATACCGATGATCCTTGGAAAAGACAAAGCCCGTCTTTCAAAACGGCATGGAGCAACTTCCGTAATAGCCTACAAGGACATGGGCTATCTTCCGGAAGCCATGGTCAATTACCTGGCGCGCCTGGGCTGGGGCCACGGCGATCAGGAAGTATTCAGTGTTGACGAATTGATAGAGCTTTTTGACATAGAAAGGGTGAGCAAGACGCCTGCGGTGTTCGACATGGACAAACTTGACTGGTTAAACTCGATCTACATCAAACAGTCGCCCCCGCAGAGGATCGTCCTGATGACAAAACCGTTCCTTGAGGCCGCGTATCCTTCATATAAAGAACTGGAGAAAACCCCCGAAGGCAGGGAAAAGATAGAAAAAATAGTCGTTTGTCTGCTTGAAAGGATGAAAACACTTAAGGATATAGTGGCTCTCTCTGACTTCTTCTTCCTGGACGAGATAACCTATGACCAGAAAGCGATCGAAAAGCATATGAAGGAAGAAGGGGTAAAAGAGATACTGTCAAAGCTCGGCAGCGCCCTTAAGAGCGTTAACCCCTTTACAAAGGATAATATCGAAACCGCCTTCAGGGGGCTTGCCGCAGAGCTCGGCATAAAAGCCGGTAAAGTCATCCATCCCGCAAGGGTGGCCCTTACAGGAAGGTCCGATTCCCCGCCGATGTTCGATACCGTCGAAATAATCGGCAAAGAAGTGTGCCTAAAAAGGCTTGAGAAAGCTTTTCAACTGCTTCAATAATCGTTTTTCCCAAAACCCGGCATTCTCCGCAAAAAAGTGAAATTTCTGTTTTTTTGAACCGACATTGTCTTGTATCGGATCTTGTGAAAGGAGTATTCTATGCCATCTGCAGCAAGTCTTGTCCCGCAAAAGGGTCCGGTTGCTCTTTTTGCCAACAGCGCCAATAGAGCGGTACAGGGCTTTTCCCTTTTGGAGATCAATGGAAAGCCAAGGATAGTTGAAGTGGTAACTCCTTCAACTGAGCGCGCAAGATACAGCGGCCTTCTTTCCTGGATAGAAGAAAGGGACCTGTACTTCCACAGTATTGACACAAGCGAAAGGCTTTCCCCAAGCAAAAGATGCGCTGCAGAGCTGCGGAGTGCCGATGCCGTAATTATTCCCTCTGCACTACCGGGCAGCAAAACGGAAGAGGCTCTCTATCAAAGCTTTCTCGGTCCGGTAAGACAGGGAACAGCGCTAATTCACCCGATCTCTATGAGGAATATGGCCGGGGTGTTTAACTACAATTACTTTTACGGAAGCGGCGCAATGCAGGCACAGTATGAGGCCGTACTTAGCTGCGCTTCACAGATAGTAAGGGTTGATTTTGCCCAGATACTGTTCAACGCCGCAAAAAGCCTCGGGTTTGAGCTTCAGACAAAAAGGGATCGCAATTTTGCTTTTGCGGAAAGGTTCCAACTCAGGTACATGATGCCCGGAGGCAATTGGGAACTGCCTAACCGGGAGCTTAACGAGGCTTCGGGGCTTCTGCAGAACGGTGGCCTTAAAGGCAATATCTTTTTTGCAAGCCCGCACGCCGATGATCTGGTCATTGCCGCCGGAGCTTTTGTCGCCAGCCTGACCGCAAAGGGCTGGAACTGCCTTGACCTTGTCTTTGCAAGCGGCCAGGGCGGCGTCACAGCTGATTTCATACTTAAGAATAAAGAACAGCTGCTCGGCTCCCTGCCCGCCAGAAGCGCAGAAAGACAGCTTTTACTGAACAATTATTACGTTCTTGAGGCCCTGCCTCCCGGAAGCGAGGAAAGCAAGGCTGCCGAAAGGTTCATAAAGACATTCGTCAGGATGAGTGAGCTTGCCGAAACAGATAAGCCTCTCGGGGCCGTTCCCGAACTGCTCAACCTGCCCTTTTATGACAACAGGAATCCCGACGGCAGCAGAGTAATACTGCCGTTCGAATACGACCTGGTCCGGACGGCTCTTGCGCACAATTTTGACAGGGTGGACATGGTGTTTGCTCCGCTCAAGGGCGATATGCATCCCGATCATGTGGCAACAAGGACCATAGCGCTTAAAATAGCCGCGGGACTCGCGGTAGAACAGGGATCCCCGATACCCGTTTTTTCTTATGCCTCGCCCTGGTTCACCGGAGCCACCCCTATCAACGCACTCCTTTATTATCAGCCTCAGAGCGGTTTTTCAAAACAATATCCGGCAGTCAAGTCATTTGGAAGAGCTCTGGCCATTGCAGGGACAGAACTTTCCTGCGGCTTTGCCGCGGCCCCTCCGGCCCTGGGCGCTTACTGCGGGGGAGATACGGACAGGATAATAGCTGAAGGGTTTAATATCTCTGTCAAACAATAAGAGGAAGGAGGTCGGGCAAACGTTCTTTGTTCCATTTTTCGCGATCTAACATAAAAGGAGAAAAGAAATGTCCGCCAGTCATATCGTTGTCGGAGAAGGCCGCACGAACTGTTCGAGGCTTGCAAACTCTTTCGCTCGCATAGGCATACCTTCTATTGGCTTTCGCGCAGACAAGTTGTCCGTACATGTTTTCAGGAACAGGGAAGAAATGGGCAGAGCGGCAGCTTTTGCTTTTGAACAACAAGTGCAAAGAGTGGTTGACAGACACGGGGCTTTTAGAGGCATCTTTGCGGCAGCCCCGTCGCAAAACGACGTCTACGCCAGTCTTATCCAAAGCGGCACTTTCCCGTGGCAGGCGGCAGAAGGACTTTTTATGATGGACGAGTACACAAAACTTTCTCCGACCGATCCCAGAAGCTTCCGTTATTATCACAACACAAAGCTCTGGGGGCCTCTTCTTTCCCTTGGCAGGGCTCTTGACCCGCAAAAGATCTTTCAATTGTACGGAGAAGCCCAACCCGAAGCTGAATGCTTAAGATATGCCGGCCTGCTTGCCGCAGGCAAAGCTCCCGTTGTTGTTGAAGGCGGCTTTGGGGAAATCAATGCCCACATAGCCTTTAACGATCCTCCTGAAGCTGATTTTGGAGATCCTTTCCTTGTCAAACTCATCGAGCTTGCCATTGAAGCAAAGCAGCAGCAGGTTAACGAGGGCCATTATGCCAGCGTGGAAGAACTTCCTGACGCACTGACGCTTACTGTCCCGGCATTGAC from the Candidatus Margulisiibacteriota bacterium genome contains:
- a CDS encoding ABC transporter substrate-binding protein, with the protein product MKRILNGFIAVLLIGLCAPAMAAEYDGLWFMGFNLNKDVFGNDTGKLVRQAVNYAVDRNYISSQIIGDGNTPTTVLPPGMDGQDGSIKGYIYDRTKAKALMKKAGYSMKDKRLKGLVLLHTDGDKTVKIAEAIKGYLSSIGIGIKLKQMDYEDQQAWDRALSSGKHHLFLMGYKAPDEFDGPQKGFRSASGFLNDLFHSKGSANFFFLRDEGLDSLIDGDRPKEASLRLQEDPATVNLFYITVL
- the ruvC gene encoding crossover junction endodeoxyribonuclease RuvC; this encodes MIVMGIDPGTATTGYGFIKEEKNRIEVLEYGAIRTSSKKRQDERLAEISDQLSDLIARFSPDSVAVEQLFFTSNAKTAIKVGEARGVILLTAAKQGVSVAEYTPLQVKQALTGYGKADKKQIQYMVKMLLKCKETPKPDDAADALAIAICHVNSRKLRALSC
- the gltX gene encoding glutamate--tRNA ligase → MNKVKVRFAPSPTGYLHMGGARTSLYNWLFARKNRGVFLLRIEDTDNARSTKEAVQAILDGLSWLGMDWDEGPFYQTQRLDLYGDFAGKLLESGRAYKCFCTSEELAAQRKEAESKKEAPMYNGRCRGLNREQISALEAEGKKCVLRFKTPKSGTTVVSDMIRGDVKFENLLLDDFVIVKSDGFPTYNFAAVVDDHLMDISHVIRGDDHLSNTPRQVLMYEAFGFSLPKFAHIPMILGKDKARLSKRHGATSVIAYKDMGYLPEAMVNYLARLGWGHGDQEVFSVDELIELFDIERVSKTPAVFDMDKLDWLNSIYIKQSPPQRIVLMTKPFLEAAYPSYKELEKTPEGREKIEKIVVCLLERMKTLKDIVALSDFFFLDEITYDQKAIEKHMKEEGVKEILSKLGSALKSVNPFTKDNIETAFRGLAAELGIKAGKVIHPARVALTGRSDSPPMFDTVEIIGKEVCLKRLEKAFQLLQ
- a CDS encoding phosphate ABC transporter substrate-binding protein is translated as MKAFKQSFPKVPLFLFFFVFACLIFSSCARNKIVQIKGSDTMVNLAQALAEDYMQGKQIPIAVTGGGSGVGIAALINNNADIALSSRDMTKHEIELAVKAGVFPNEIQVGSDGVAVVTSHKNPISKLTVKQLSDVFNGKTTNWKELGGPDKEIVALSRDRNSGTHVFFLEEIVKLGSKKNPNEFAREVLMLPSTQAIVEEVASNPEAVGYIGLGYITDRTKVLSVAKKEGASYVFPDEITCANGQYPIARPLFFYTNRAPAGVIKGFIDYVFTKQGQAIVKDMGFVPLKVKGR
- a CDS encoding zinc ribbon domain-containing protein, producing the protein MSKKEIRCSSCNKLLLKDGQIKCPRCKEITEVGTPCQYYDGCTHRQEKSRSDMMQKMYGTLPIGAREKVRLSNYRRAD
- the rsmH gene encoding 16S rRNA (cytosine(1402)-N(4))-methyltransferase RsmH, with amino-acid sequence MNYHTPVLLKESADLLVSGKEGFYVDATAGGGGHSVEILKRIVPSGKLVAFDRDEESHEQLAIKLRQEGLEDYCISVHDNFSSLKEHLALMNIKKISGILFDLGVSSRQIDEPFRGFSYMKDGPLDMRMDQRSAVTAEQVLNSASGKDLEAILRNYGEERMAKRIINSIVSSRPLSSTSELCGAVRRAVPKPMSMAACVRVFQALRIHVNKELESLETALADAVKLLEKGSRIVVISYHSLEDRIVKQFFRTQSLDCICDNRAPKCTCSHKKALKILTKKPVCASRREVLENPRARSAKLRAAERM
- a CDS encoding YqeG family HAD IIIA-type phosphatase, translated to MKNHLVPSSYVNSVYDIDLDSLKSKGICVLLIDLDDTLLPRSESRIPLKTYSWIEKAKELGFEAYLASNGTRVERLNKIASDLGIEGLALAFKPFPFAFKKLLSKAGVTASKAAVIGDQLMTDILGGNLFGAYTILVNPLSPERSLVRIPYRLFESFVAGVLKIKVEN
- the ruvA gene encoding Holliday junction branch migration protein RuvA; translated protein: MLSHICGTLEASENNLITVDVNGVGYDIMIPLSMAASLPKKGEKIRIDTFFAVREDAVALFGFPDKETKSLFKHLISVSGIGPKAAMSLLSSFETRLLIASITKGDVALLSSASGVGKKTAERLIVELKEKLAKAYKSESGQTPLSISTEEPLLKDIVSALMALGYGAKEARTAAMSCGIDFSQKPSIEEAIKKALKAIS
- the trpC gene encoding indole-3-glycerol phosphate synthase TrpC, with the protein product MILDDIIFDKRQEVTALKIKMRGLDLKKLVKKSPPPRDFFAAVSKPVALIAEVKKASPTAGVISQDFDPVKTAKKYEKAEANAVSVLTDGKYFEGGIDDLKKVSKAVRLPVLRKDFIIDEDQIYESRMNGADAILLIAAVLDDEKLAEFIKIIRNLGMRVLLEVHSEEEMERALKTPARIIGINNRDLKTFKVDLATTERLAARIPAGRKTVLVSESGIKSADDVRRVKKAGACAVLVGEVLMRHSDTGVKIRELKLEGSG
- a CDS encoding formylglycine-generating enzyme family protein codes for the protein MVINGMRITGMGARHVLFRPVFGEIKLRIPEMINFTSGSFPMGSDYFSDTRPIRQVKLSEFAIGKYPVTNGEYLGYLHLMGFSIPNIVADPEYAMHPVGGISWYDAERYCDFLSGLEMPRIGGEGLRKFSLPTEAQWEYAARGNEGRRYPWGDEPYEGRVNTRNGETLPVDFLPLGATPSGVFDMASNITEWCKDWYGSYDPRDLIDPINSRPDPNNNDCRVVRGASFRVIEYPDHLLAFYRGRESYARQDLNFGFRIAEILKP